In the genome of Sphingomonas alpina, the window CGCGCAGCGATGCGCCCTTCACATGGCAATCGCCCAGCGCATCGGGAAATTGCAGATGGCCGACCGCCATCACATCAGCACCCCCGGCGCTGAAGCGGCGAAACCCGTCCTCGATCAATGCCGTGATCTCATCCTCGTCGATCGCGGCGAGAATCTCGGGCAGGGCGACAATCCTCATGCGCCGGTCCTCAACCGCGCAAGTTCGCCGTAAATGGTCGCGCGGCTGATGCCGAGGATCGCGGCGACATATTCGGGCGCGCGCTTGCCCTCGAACCCGCCATTGACGAACAGCGCCTCGATCAACGCGCGCCGCCCGGTCCGGTCGAGCCGCGCGATGGTGGTTGCCTGTTCCGCGGTCCAGGCGGCGATGAAGCGGTTGATCCGCTCATGCCAATCCTCCTTGAACAGCGCGATCGCCGAGTCGGTCGATTCCGCCGCGCCCAGGAAACCGTGCAGCATGCGCCGCACCGCGTCGAACTCGGTCACATCGGCATTGATGCACATCAGCCCGATCGGGAGCAGCGCCGCATCGCGCAGCACGATCGAGATCGACTTGATCAGCCGCCCGTCGAAATTGATCTTCTCGTACGGCCCCAGCACATCGACATCATCGGCAAAGCGGCTACCCTTCAGGTCGGACGGATCACCGACCTTGCGCGGCGAGAAGGGATTGACCACGCACGCTACACTGTCGCTCGCCAGATCATGCACCGCCACTTCGACGAACGGCGTGAACAGCGCAGCAATGCCCTGTGCCACCGCGAAATGCGGCCGCAGCGGCGATGCCGCGACCAGATCCGCTGTCGATTTTTCGGCGCGCTTGTGCATTCCGGTCATCCTGACTAATAAGTCCAGATTAGACTTATGATCCAAAGATTGCCGACGCGCAAGGAGAACCCCCGATGACCAGCCTGTTCAACCGCATCCTCGACGCGCATGCCGGCATCCGTCCGCAGGTTCCGGTTTCGACGCTCGAACGCAGCGCGGCGCTCTCTCAATCGCTGGGCTGCGAGGTGCTGCTCAAGACCGAGCATCTGATGCCGACCGGATCGTTCAAGGTGCGCGGCTCGGCCAACAAGATCCGCACGCTGGGCGAAGCCGCGCGGGGCGGGGTGATCACCGCCTCGACCGGCAATCACGGCCAGGGCGTGGCGCGTGCCGGCAAGCTCGCCGGCGTGCCGGTCACCGTCTATGTCGGCAACACCACCCCACCATCCAAGATGCGCGCGATCGAGGCGCTTGGCGCGGAACTGGTCGTGCTCGACGGCCCGGCGCTGGATGCCGAGATCGAGGCGCGGCGGCAATCCGAACTGCAGGGCAAACCCTATGTCGCGCCCTATAATGATGTCGATACGATCGCGGGACAGGGCACGCTTGGCGTCGAACTGGTCGACCAGGCGCCCGATCTCGATGCAGTGTTCATCTGCGTCGGCGGCGGCGGTCTGATCGGCGGGGTCGGCACCGCGCTCAAGCAATTGAGCCCGAAGACCCGGATCATCGGCGTATGGCCGGCGGCATCGACCTGCATGCTCGACTCGCTCAAGGCCGGCGAGATCATCGAGACGCCCGAATCCGACACCTTGTCCGACGGATCCTCGGGCGCGATCGAGCCGGGATCGGTGACCTTCCCGATCTGCCAGGCGGTGATCGACGAGACGCTGACGGTCAGCGAAGTCGAGATCGCCCGCGCAATGCGCCGCATTGCCGAGGGCGAGCGCTGGATCGTCGAGGGATCGGCCGGTGTGGCGCTCGCCGGGCTGATCCAGACCGCCGAGGCGTGGCGCGGAAAGAAGGTCGCGGTGGTGCTGTGCGGCCGCAACGTCGCGCTGCCGACCTTTCTCGGGGCGATGGAATTGGCCGCGCAATAACTTCCCCTTCTGCTTCCCCGGCGAAGGCCCGGGCCCAGTTGAAGGCCGTTTGTGATGACGCGAAGCGCATATTTACTACTGCCTCCCAACTGGGCCCCGGCCTTCGCCGGGGAAGCAGAAGATTAGAAGCAGATGACTCTAGGTAACTCTTCTTCGTCATACCCGCGAAAGCGGGTATCCCGCTGCCTTGCCCCGCACTGAGAAGAAGAAGCGGGATTCCCGCTTTCGCGGGAATGACCGGGTGGTTCAATCAGATCTCAACCCACTCTAGAAGCAGTGGAAGATGACATCCCCAAGAAAGGCGATCACCGACACAAGCCGTGACAGGTCGGTGACGGCATTGCACGATACGGACTCAAAGGGGGAAATATTCCCACGCACTGACCGTCGGTCCACGGACCGGCAGAGATAGAGAGGAATATCGATGCGCTACGTCCGGATGCCGATCGAAGTCGAATCGCCCGAGGAATATGGCTATGGCCGGATCCGCTATAATCTGTCGGAAAGCTCGGTCGCCGATCGCAGCGTCGCCGGGCTCGGCCTCACTATTCCCGACCTGACCCTGCTGTATGGCGAGCATCGCGGAGGGGGCGAGCTTCGCCGTCTGATCGCGGAGACGAGCGGCGGCGTCGTGGCCGATGATGTGCTGGTCACGGTCGGCGCGGCGGGCGCCCTGTTCATCATCGCGACTGCGCTGCTCGGCGCCGACGACCATCTCGTCGTGGTTCGCCCGAACTATGCGACCAATCTGGAAACACCGCGCGCGATCGGCTGCGCCGTCACGCATGTCGAGCTCGATTTCGAAAGCGGCTTCCGTATCGACCCGCAGGCGATCGCTGCCGCTGTGACGTCGAAGACCCGGATCATCAGCGTCACTTGCCCGCACAATCCGACCGGCACGATGCTCAGCGCGGTCGAACTGGGCGAGCTTGTCGCGCTGGCCAAAGCCAGGGGCTGCTATCTGCTGGTCGATGAAACCTATCGTGACCTGTCGTTCGATGGCCCGCTGCCGCTTGCTGCCTCGCTTGGCGAACATGTGATCAGCGTTGCCTCGCTGTCCAAGGCGTACGGCGTGCCTGGCATCCGCATCGGCTGGATCATCACCCGCGATACCGCGCTGCAGGAACGCTTCCTGGCAGCGAAGGAGCAGATCAGCATTTGCGGCAGCGTGATCGACGAATGGGTCGGCGAACAGATCCTCACGCGACGCGACGAACTTCTCACCCCGACGCTCACCGAAATGCGCCGCCGCCGCGACCGGGTGACCGAATGGATCGCAGGCGAGGACTTGCTCGACTGGGTCGCGCCCTCGGGCGGCGTGGTCTGCTTCCCGCGGATGCGCAGCGAGCCGCGCGGCGGCACAGATGCTTTCTACAAGCGCCTGCTGGAGGAGCATGGCTGCTATGTCGGCCCGGGCCATTGGTTCGAATTGCCCGACACCTATTTCCGCCTCGGCTATGGTTGGCCGACCGCGGAGGAACTCGAGGGCGGGCTGCAGGCGATCTCGGCGGCGCTGCGCGGATAGAGTCACCCTCCCTTTGGAGGACCACCCTATCCCCGTTCGCCCTGAGCCTGTCGAAGGGCCGTTCTTCTTTCTCTGATGTCGGAGAAGAAGGGCGGTGCTTCGACAAGCTCAGCACGAACGGGGGCAGGTAACCTGGCTTGAAACCGGCGATTCAATTGTGGCCGGGATCGTGAGACAGAAACCGGACGGAGCGTCTGACGGCGTCCCGCTCGGCTCTTTCTCATCGTTGCAAAAACCAATGCCACAGGCTGGCTGTTATCGCCGGTTTCGCTGGCTGATAGCTGGCTGATAGCTGGCTGATAGCTGGCTGATCGTTGGCTGTTATGCTGGCTGTTACCTGGCTGTTACCCGGCTGTTATTACTAATCGCCCATTCTACTCCAAGCCAATGAAACAAGCCGAAATCCCCGGACCAGCCCCCAACATAACAGCCAGCAAAAATAGTTTTCCGGAATTAACAGCCAGGAACAGCCAGCAATATCGACCGGCGCTAGCGTTTCACCGGCGCGATCCGGTCGAGAAACTCGCTCACCTTGGCCAGTGCCTGGCGGTTGACCGCATCGTCCGGCCCGCCCTTCGGCACCTTCGCGAAACCATGCGCAACGCCGGGATACAGCACCATCTCGACCGGCACGCCCGCGGCCTTCAGCGCATCGTTGAGCTGCACCGATTGTTGCGGCGACACCGTCACATCGGCGGTGCCGTGCTGGATCAGGAAGGGCGGGTCTTTCGCGTCGATATAGCCGAGTGGACTGGCCGACCGGGCGAGGCCAGGCGGGCAGTTGCCAGGCCCGCATCCAAGATAGGCATACTGCGCCTTGCTGACCGCGGACGGCGGACCTTCGAAATCGATCAGCCCGTACCAGTCGATCACGCCCTGCACGCAAGGCGGCAATGCCGTGACGCCCTTTGCCGCCGGCGGCTGCAGCGCGGGCGCGTCGCAGCCGGTGCCGATCAGGGTCGCGATCTGCCCGCCGGCCGACGATCCCCACAGCACCACATGCGCGGGGTCGATGTCGTATCGTGCCGCATGCCCGCGCAGCCACTGGATCGCGCTGCCGACGTCCTGCACCGCGCCGGGGAACTTCGCTTCGCCGCTGAAGCGGTAATTGACGCTGGCGACGACATAACCGCGTGCCGCGAAACCGGCGAGTACGGCCGGGAAATCGCGAAACTCGCCGCCATCGCGTGCGGTGCGGTGCAGCCACGCCCCGCCATGTACGAACACCAGCACCGGATGCGGCCTACCCGCTTTCGGCGGCAGGTACAGGTCAAGCGTCAGCGGGCGGAAGCCCGACAGCTCGGCATAAGTGACATCGCGCTGGCTTTCGACACCGCCGGGATAGGGGATGGCGGGGGTGGGGAGATAGCGCGATTCGGCATCGTCGCGCTGTGCCATGGACGGGGCGGTGGGCAGCGCCAGCGCCGCGATCATGGCCGATACGAACATCCTCATCGCCGATATCCTTTCCGCTTTCGGCACCGCTATCGGCGCACGCCGCTTTCATCATGCTGTCATAGCGATTGCGCGACAGGCAGATGACAGCGAGACGCGTCGATAACGGCTGGTCACACGGACCGGGATCGGGTTGCTATAGTGCAGCCCGACACGATCAGGGGGAAGATGCTGGCATTACTGGCCTTTATCATGGTCGGCACGTTCATGACGCTGATCATGACGAAGCGGATGTCCGCGCTGGTCGCGCTGATCCTGATTCCCACCCTGTTCGCGATCGGCGCCGGCTTCTCCCAGGGGCTGGGCGAGATGATGGTGCGCGGCGTGATCGAGCTCGCGCCGACCGGCGTGATGCTGTTGTTCGCGATCCTTTATTTTGGGCTGATGATCGATGTCGGGCTGTTCGACCCGTTGATCCGCCTGATCGTGCGGCTGGTGCATGGCGATCCGATGCGCATCCTGATCGGCACCGTCGCGCTGGCGCTGACCGTGTCGCTCGATGGCGACGGCACCACCACCTACATGATCACCGTGTCCGCGCTGCTGCCG includes:
- a CDS encoding transcriptional regulator, producing the protein MHKRAEKSTADLVAASPLRPHFAVAQGIAALFTPFVEVAVHDLASDSVACVVNPFSPRKVGDPSDLKGSRFADDVDVLGPYEKINFDGRLIKSISIVLRDAALLPIGLMCINADVTEFDAVRRMLHGFLGAAESTDSAIALFKEDWHERINRFIAAWTAEQATTIARLDRTGRRALIEALFVNGGFEGKRAPEYVAAILGISRATIYGELARLRTGA
- a CDS encoding threonine/serine dehydratase, with translation MTSLFNRILDAHAGIRPQVPVSTLERSAALSQSLGCEVLLKTEHLMPTGSFKVRGSANKIRTLGEAARGGVITASTGNHGQGVARAGKLAGVPVTVYVGNTTPPSKMRAIEALGAELVVLDGPALDAEIEARRQSELQGKPYVAPYNDVDTIAGQGTLGVELVDQAPDLDAVFICVGGGGLIGGVGTALKQLSPKTRIIGVWPAASTCMLDSLKAGEIIETPESDTLSDGSSGAIEPGSVTFPICQAVIDETLTVSEVEIARAMRRIAEGERWIVEGSAGVALAGLIQTAEAWRGKKVAVVLCGRNVALPTFLGAMELAAQ
- a CDS encoding pyridoxal phosphate-dependent aminotransferase, with the translated sequence MRYVRMPIEVESPEEYGYGRIRYNLSESSVADRSVAGLGLTIPDLTLLYGEHRGGGELRRLIAETSGGVVADDVLVTVGAAGALFIIATALLGADDHLVVVRPNYATNLETPRAIGCAVTHVELDFESGFRIDPQAIAAAVTSKTRIISVTCPHNPTGTMLSAVELGELVALAKARGCYLLVDETYRDLSFDGPLPLAASLGEHVISVASLSKAYGVPGIRIGWIITRDTALQERFLAAKEQISICGSVIDEWVGEQILTRRDELLTPTLTEMRRRRDRVTEWIAGEDLLDWVAPSGGVVCFPRMRSEPRGGTDAFYKRLLEEHGCYVGPGHWFELPDTYFRLGYGWPTAEELEGGLQAISAALRG
- a CDS encoding alpha/beta hydrolase, translating into MRMFVSAMIAALALPTAPSMAQRDDAESRYLPTPAIPYPGGVESQRDVTYAELSGFRPLTLDLYLPPKAGRPHPVLVFVHGGAWLHRTARDGGEFRDFPAVLAGFAARGYVVASVNYRFSGEAKFPGAVQDVGSAIQWLRGHAARYDIDPAHVVLWGSSAGGQIATLIGTGCDAPALQPPAAKGVTALPPCVQGVIDWYGLIDFEGPPSAVSKAQYAYLGCGPGNCPPGLARSASPLGYIDAKDPPFLIQHGTADVTVSPQQSVQLNDALKAAGVPVEMVLYPGVAHGFAKVPKGGPDDAVNRQALAKVSEFLDRIAPVKR